The Thermobifida halotolerans sequence CGGTCCCGCCGGTCGTCCCCGTCGCGGGGGCCGCCGCGCCGCCGTGGGGGTGCGCGTGGCCGCCGCCGACGTGGGCGCCGTGGTCGAGTCGGCCCGCCAGGACCGGCAGCAGCATCAGCCCCGACCCGTGCGCGCAGGCCATCAGGAAGGAGGCGGCGGCCAGCTGCCACGGCGACAGGCGCGCGTCGTGGCCGTGGCCCCGGTGGGACAGGGGGCGCAGCAGGAACCACACGCCCGCCGCGACCAGCACGGCGGCGCCGCCCACCGCGAACCAGTCCGACGCCAGCGCCGTGCCCGCCACGGTCACCGCGACCGCCACCAGGGCGACGGAGGCCGCGTGCCCCAGCGCCAGGGCGGGCAGGGCGCCCACCACGGCGGCGCGGCTGCGCTCCTGCAGTCCCCGCGAGACCGCGAGCAGCCACCCCATCCCGGGGTGCAACCCGTGGAAGACTCCCAGACCGATCAGGACCCACATCTGGTTGGCGGCCATTCGGGGCTCCGTCCCACGTGTCGCGGACCCCCGCATCATCACACGGGGCCGCGGCGCGGGCAACGGTCTGGCAGGAGTCGGCCACGGACGGCGGCGCGGGCGCGCCGGAGGCGGTCCGGCGCGCCCGCGGACGACCGGCTAGATCAGGCCCTGCGCGATCATCGCCTCGGCGACCATCTCGAACCCGGCGATGTTGGCGCCCGCGACGTAGTCACCGGGACGGCCGTAGCGCTCGGCCGTCCCGTGGCAGGTGTCGTGGATGTGCCGCATGATCTCCGCGAGCCGCGTCTCGGTGTACTCGAAGGTCCAGGAGTCGCGGGAGGCGTTCTGCTGCATCTCCAGCGCGCTGGTGGCCACCCCGCCCGCGTTGGCGGCCTTGCCGGGCGCGAAGGCCACCCCCGCCTCGGAGAACACCCGGATCCCCTCGGGGGTGGTGGGCATGTTCGCGCCCTCGGCCACGGCGATGACGCCGTTGCGCACCAGAGCGGCGGCGTCGCGTCCGGTCAGCTCGTTCTGCGTGGCCGACGGCAGCGCCACGTCGCAGGGCACCTCCCAGACGCTGGAGCGGGAGGTGTCGATGTAGCGGACGTGGGAGCCGCGCCGCTCGGCGTAGTCGGACATCCGGCCGCGCTCGACCTCCTTGACCTGCTTGAGCAGTTCCAGGTCGACGCCCTTCTCGTCGACCACGTAGCCGTTGGAGTCGGAGCAGGTCACCACGTTCGCGCCGAGCTGCTGGGCC is a genomic window containing:
- a CDS encoding cell wall anchor protein — encoded protein: MAANQMWVLIGLGVFHGLHPGMGWLLAVSRGLQERSRAAVVGALPALALGHAASVALVAVAVTVAGTALASDWFAVGGAAVLVAAGVWFLLRPLSHRGHGHDARLSPWQLAAASFLMACAHGSGLMLLPVLAGRLDHGAHVGGGHAHPHGGAAAPATGTTGGTGTAGADTAGSGHVDLFDATLLGLAAAGVHTLAMLAAAGITALVVHDFFAVHALRLRWATMDRIWACTLLAGGGFVLWTVL